TGCCGCGCCGTTACGTCTGCCTGACCCTCCGCATCTAGCCAAGCCACTACTCGAGAGAACGGGAGCGTAGCCCCGCGGCGCTGTCGCAGGAGTATTAGACTGCGCGCGGCTCCGGGCTACAACTCCCCCTCCACTTCCGGAACTCGTCGGACGCCGATCTGGCATGTCTGGGGTATGGTATGGGTGGCGGCGGGATCACCGGTTGCCGCCCGCTACATCCGCCGACATCCATAGGTCCGTAGGTGATTGATCGCGCCTGTGTCTACGTTGCTCGGGTCGAAGTAACTGCACAACCCACCCTGGCGTTTAACGCGCACTGGACACACAAGCTCCCGTAGCGTTCATCACACCGCCGATTACTCCGCTCCATCGCCTTGCACCCATCTTGGACCCCTCAGCGTTGCACGCGGGGGGATGGCGGTCTATCCTTTCGCGCGCGCCACTCGGCGCAAGATTCCACTCGGGTTCGCCGGGCCCTCGGTCGCCCCCAATTTGTCATCCTGAGCGACGCGCTGCGCAGGTGCTTGTGTTTCTCTGATCCGTGGCGCGGAGCGAAGGATCTACTGCGCGAGACTGGAGGCCTGGTCCGTCACGCCGGGGCCCTTGGTTCGCCGGCTAGATCCTTTGGTCGCCGCCGGAGGACAGCGTGCGTGCGGGGGTCTGGGTGGCGGCTCCCTCAGAGGGTGTTTAAAAACGTCAATCCGGCAGATCCGATGGCTCGCGCGAGAGCAAGATCAATCTTCAGTTGTGCGGAAGATGATTACTTCTTGCTTCCCTGCGGCATCGCGAGACTACGGATTGAGGGCCCCAGTGGAGTTTTTAAACACCCTCTCAGGATGACAAAGTGGGTGTGGCCTGAACCCCAACGCACTCACGCACTAACGCACTCACGCACTTCCCCTCCCCCCAACCCGCTCCCCGCCTTGACGTTCTCCGCGCTCGACTTCGCCATCGTCATCGGCTACATCGTCTTCGTGTCCGTGCTGGGGGCGGTGCTGGGGCGCCAGCAAAAGGACGCGAGCGACTACTTCCTCGCCGACCGGGCCATCCCGTGGTGGGCGGCGTGCTTCAGCCTGGTGGCCACGGAGACCAGCGCGCTCACCGTCATCAGCGTGCCCGCCACGGCGTACGGGGCGGACCTGTGGATGATCCAGCTTGCCGCAGGGTACTGCATCGGGCGCATCGGGATCGCCATCTTCCTGCTGCCGCGCTACTTCCGGGGCGAGATCGCCACCGCGTACGTGCTGCTGGAGCGCCGCTTCGGAGACAGGGCGCGGCGCTTCGCCTCGCTGATCTTTCTGGTGACGAGGACGCTGGCGGACGGGGTGCGGATCTTCGCGACGGCGCTGCCGCTGGCGGTGGTCGCGGGGATCCCGGTGTGGCAGAGCATCGTGGCGATCGGCGTCTTTACGCTGCTCTACAGCTACTACGGCGGGTTGCGCGCGGTGGTGTGGGTGGACGTGGCGCAGCTCTTCATCTACGTGGCGGGCGGCGTCGCGGTGCTCTGGGTGCTGGTGCGGCTGGTGCCGGGCGGGTGGAGCGGGATCGTGGCCGCCGCGGAGCCGGGCCACAAGCTGCGCATCCTGCACCCCGGCGGCGGCTTCGCGGACCCCAAGTGGCTGCTGACCGGGATCGTGGGCGGCGCCTTCCTCACCATGGCCAGCCACGGCGCGGACCACCTGATCGTGCAGCGCCTCCTCGCCTCGCCCTCGCTGGGCGATGCGCGCAAGGCGCTGGTCGGGTCGGGCGTCATCGTCCTGATCCAGTTCGCGCTGTTCCTGCTGATCGGGGTGGGGCTGTTCGCGTACTACAAGGGCGCGCCTTTCACCCCGCCGGA
This genomic window from Longimicrobium sp. contains:
- a CDS encoding sodium:solute symporter, whose product is MTFSALDFAIVIGYIVFVSVLGAVLGRQQKDASDYFLADRAIPWWAACFSLVATETSALTVISVPATAYGADLWMIQLAAGYCIGRIGIAIFLLPRYFRGEIATAYVLLERRFGDRARRFASLIFLVTRTLADGVRIFATALPLAVVAGIPVWQSIVAIGVFTLLYSYYGGLRAVVWVDVAQLFIYVAGGVAVLWVLVRLVPGGWSGIVAAAEPGHKLRILHPGGGFADPKWLLTGIVGGAFLTMASHGADHLIVQRLLASPSLGDARKALVGSGVIVLIQFALFLLIGVGLFAYYKGAPFTPPDSVFPRFAVEHLPTGVRGLVVAAILAAAMSSSLNALAAVSVHDIYVPLTGRGGEAHLLAVGKRFTLFWGAVMIVVSLAFQWVASGTPLVVIALQIASFTYGGLLGGFLLGLVSKRARERDAIAGMAVAVAGMAALWALQQFGAIPKVIDTLWFALLGSAITVAVGSATARLRPGPPKPEPLGA